From the genome of Sediminibacter sp. Hel_I_10:
GTGCCCGAAGTTGACAACGATCCACCCTCTTTTTCATTTAAGGTAACTGGTGATGGCTTTGACCGCACGTTTAGCCAAGACGATGACTTAGAAAATTTACAACTCAATTTAAAACATGATGCCAGATATGAGATGCTCTTTAGTAGTGCAGATAATGGAGGTGTTGAACATACCACACTGCGTTATGATGCACAGCATATCGAGTTTGATAACGATCCGGTTTTTCCAGCAGAACCTTGGACGCAAGCGTTTTTTGGACTTAGCTTTTATGTGGATTGGGAAGGTGACCGAAATAATGCGTTGACGGGTAATATATTATTGGGGTCATTCAAACCAAATGGAGAAAACGTTTCTACAAGTTTCACGTTTTACGTGAGAGATTTTGGCGGTGAGAGTAATAACTCAAATACCACAACGGCCGATCTTTCCATATTTATAGGGGATTTTGATACAGAAGTCATCACTCTTCCAAATTAAATCCATTAAAATGAAAAACACCATCATAGCAGTCATACTTCTCTTTTCAATAGGGTCTTGTAATCATAAAAAAAGTGATGCAACTATTACTCATAGCAAAAAGCCCTCAAGTGCAGTAGCATTAAAACAAACCACAAACGAAACAAAATCGAAAGATGTTTTTCTATGTAAAATCAATGGTAGAGATTGGAGTTATACAAAGGCATCAGGTCTTGTTGACTTAAACAGACAACGTCGTGCAAGAGAAGCGCGATTCACATTTACCAAACAATTGGATAAAGGTAAAGAGTATATCGCCTTGACGTATGATCTTGGAAGCATGGCGCTTATCGCAGCAGATTTTCAAATTAAAGTCCCAAATAATTCTGTTGGCATTTTAAATGCTTATTACGTTTTATCGCCTGAAATGTCAGATAAGTATCCCCAAGCAAGCCTCTCCGGAACAGTTACCCTTGATGGAGATGTGGCTGAAGGAAGTGCAAAAGTTGTGGATTTGCCAATACGCTGGGAGGCTAATTTACTCGCTAACCCTGCTGATGCCAAAATATCTGTAACCGACTTAAATTTCAAAAATGTAGGGTATTCAGATTTGGAGAAAGACATGAAATTACTATTGAACGATTAGTGAAATGGACTACGCTGCGCAATAGCAGCAGATAAAGTTCAGCAAGTGCTAGCTTAATACTGTCTTAAGAATTACAATTATATAAAAGCCCTTTTGATTTCGATTGCTATCGAGATCAAAAGGACTTTTTTTTAGTTTTTAAAGCAACCTTTTGAACTTTTTTGTATCTAATCTATAAAAGCACTAATTATGAAATCCATTTGTATCGTTTTAACTTGCTTGTTGGTATTATCCTCTTGTTCAAATGATGACGACAATAGTAACCAAGAGACCTCAGAATTATTAGGCACTTGGCAGCTCATAGAAATCTATGCAGATCCTGGTGATGGTAGTGGTGATTTTATGACTGTGGATAGTGATAAAACGATATCTTTTGAAAGCGACGGAACAGTTGCTTCTAACGGAAGCCTTTGTGGCTTTTCTACAACAACAGGAGAAGTCACAACCGGCACTTATTCGGAAAGTGATAGCACCATAAGTGGCGAAGGCTGCTCTAATCAACAGTTTTTGACATCTTTTAATATGGAAAACGCGCGATTGATTTTGAGCTTTCCTTGTATTGAAGCCTGTCAAGAAAAATACATAAAACTCTAATACATAAGTCAAACCTTTAAATCACAACTATTATGAAACCAATTCTATTACTTTTAATCACTGTTCTTTTTTTTAATTGTTCAAAAGAGATCATAGATCCACCAATGCCAGAAAGCCAGAACGATACGGTTTTGATGCTCAAGGTCGATTTTTTGAATGAAGTGTTTGAGGGCGGTAAAGAAATTATGGTCAACGAGCCTATTGCAGATTTTGACGTCACTTCTAACTATCAAGAACCTGGAGATTTTGGAGGCATTCAATTGTATTCGGCCAACTCCAATACACTGTTATTTGATGGTACTATAGTATGGATGGGTTTAGGAGAAGTGCAATATCCTTTGGAAATAGAATCACCTGCTAATTTTAGTACTTTGGAAGACGCCATAGAGCTTCCCGTAGCAGACCAATTTGAAAATGTAATGTATTCTGAATTTGCGTATTATCCTGAAGACATGGACCTCAGTACTATTTGGAACGCGATTGATGATTTGGCTTTGGTAAAAACGTATAGAGACGCTAATCCAGAAGCTAAAATTCAAATGTTTTTATACACCCCAAGTGTTGGTGTTGGTGATCCAGCTGAGTGGGATTGGATGATTTTTATGAAGAACTAGAAATACACTTCTCATTACGGAATGTGAAAACACATTATAAATGAAGTCCACATTCCGTTTTAGGACTGTTGTTCCATCTACCGCTTCGGTCTTCACCGGGAACGGTACAGTGCTTACAGCCTATGGAATTATACCCTTTGGCTACCAATGGATGAAATGGCAAGTCATGCTCCTCAATATAGGCGTCACGCTGCTCTTTGGTAACATCCAATAAGGGGTAGAACTTTAGGATCTCACCTCTCAACTCAAAAATATCTAGAGTAGAGCGATGGTCACTTTGCCAATCCATAAGCCCAGAAACCCAAACTTTATATTGGTTTTTGATAATGTCTAATGGTCTTACCTTGTTGATTGAGCAACAAAAATCA
Proteins encoded in this window:
- a CDS encoding lipocalin family protein gives rise to the protein MKSICIVLTCLLVLSSCSNDDDNSNQETSELLGTWQLIEIYADPGDGSGDFMTVDSDKTISFESDGTVASNGSLCGFSTTTGEVTTGTYSESDSTISGEGCSNQQFLTSFNMENARLILSFPCIEACQEKYIKL